The Chaetodon trifascialis isolate fChaTrf1 chromosome 11, fChaTrf1.hap1, whole genome shotgun sequence nucleotide sequence TCGACAAAGTCCTGAAAGATCATTTTCACAagatttaaaaatgacaaaatcatttctttgaggacaaaaagaaaaaaaagtcactttctgaAAATGTTTACTTCAGACTGAGAGTGATTGGTGCGAATTGAAAAGTCCCTGACACTGAAACAGCCTTTCAAAGTCATCGATCGCACGTCTGCTGAGTGATTGAAGAGTTCAGAGCTGTTTTATGAGATGTGTGAAGTCTCAgtttatgtatgtttatgttAAACACTAAAAATCTTTAAATTACGTCAGACGCGAGGTTCTCCCAACGTGCCATCAAAGcttcatgtgtaaaatatgatgaactgttacagcagcagctcagagagacaaaaacacctTAAATTCATCAGTGAAATgaaaggacaggaggagagacagcgtCTTTCTGCTGATGGAGAGTGTAGGAGACGGTGGGCGGGCTTTGTCCAGGTGTCACTCATCGGCCTGATTGGATAGAAGCATGTGATTGGACAGCAGCATCCTGAAACAGACAGGCGGGagcacacagaccacagcagaCTCTGAACTGAAGACGAGCTGCTCAGAAACCATGAGCTTCAGGCTGGTTTCAGGTTTTCATCCTGCTGAAGGAGCAAACTTCACGTCATTAACACGTCCACCACGTTAAGTTCAcaacagaaagactgaaataaTCCAGTTCACCTGTAAGACACCGTAACCTTCAAACCACAAGCTAAACTGACCATCTTCTATATGTCAATAAATCCAGATAATAACAGCTCAGTGGCTTAAAATACACGGACACgtagaaaaataaaaggaataGAAAATAGAATCAACTATATGTATATAATGTGCAGGTGTATTACAATAAATCACATCATGGGGGGATCTGGCTGATAAAATCCAGTGTTTTGTACTGTTGCACAGTAGTGGATATAACGCAGTGGTAATCGTATAAAAGCGCAGTAAAAATCTGTAATGGTGCACAGGATGTTTGCACAGATGTTACAGATGTTAGCAAATGTCAACGATAAATAACGCAGCggtgcagaaacagcagcttcGTTGGTGTTGCgtgatgttttcattcagcagtGTGGGAATGACACAGACTATTTACTGGAAACTGAACTGCTCTCAGGAAGAACCCTCCGCAGTCCCGCCCAtcctgtttgattgacagctgtaagtgcagagcagaaacagtaaaGGCCGCTCATCAAAGATGGAGCcagagcagaaaacatcacACCTTAAAGCCACCGActgttttgattggctgctgcgAATCAGAGACGAGCGCAGGTGAGCCTCAGCTGAGCTGGAGTCAGTGTAGGACTTGAAGTTGGATATTTCTTGCAGTGGAGCTGGTTGGGGATCAGTGGGCAGCCTGCAGCCAGACACtgtgttttgtccttttttgtcCGGGAAGCTGGCAGCCTGAGCTGCTCAGAGGGGCGAAACAGGCACCGTGTAATCCTTATCTGACTGCAGGCGTGTGAGGCGCTGGGCGAGGTTTGATGCTGCAGGGATCCTCAGCTGCACCGCTACAGGAGCATTCAGCGAGCAGGTGAGCGCGCTGCTTCCTGTCAGTAGATTAGAGGCTTAAAAATCACAACATTTCACGACACTTTGAAGCAGACGAGCAGATGAACATCTCAGCCTGGAACAGATCAGTGGGCGACAACGATCTCAGCATCTCAACTTTAAGCTCGGTCTGTCACTTTCCCTCCAGTTTGTTCTGGATTTCAATCACAGGTTAAAAAAGTGACCTTTCCTTTAAACGTGGTCATGTTTGCATGTGATAAACCCGTTTTATTGCATCAATTTAAACACTTTACTCCTGCATTGATACGTGCATTAATCTGACACGTCACCATCTGTCGTGCTCTCTGTGTGGGTTACTCCAGTTTAAAGTCATTTGATTATATTGGACTTGTGTGGATGTGCTTCATCGTTTGGGTCACTCTGCTAATGCAGCTGTTTGAATGGACCTGATGACATTTTACTGCCCCAGTAGGACAGAAGACAGACCGTCCCGACACCTCGTGGACCGTCTGATCACTTTTACATGCAAGTCATAAAATTCTGGATAGAAGGTGTTTTGTTGCGTATTTGCAGCACTGCTGTCAGCGTGGAGCTTTATGCTGTGCAGCCCAGCAGGCAGCACTGGGACCACTGGTTTGAGTGGTGTGGTCACGGCCTGATGGCGTCATTGTTTAGGGCCCTTTCTGAAGCCATTCGAGTGAGACATCAGGACACAGGGACGAGCTGCTGATGTCCTGTGAGCAGTGAGAGCGCCGCAGTGTGAGGACGGCCGGCTGATCCCgtttgagtgtttctgtgttttgtgggTGCAGCGCTGCTTCAGCCGGGTCATGGCGGGCGGACAGAGAGCCACACGGCGTCCTCGCCTCTGGTTCCTAACCTGTGTCTCTACCGTTTTACTCCTCGTCCTCTTCAGCCAAGGTAGGTCTGTCCAACACGTCTTCGCCCTCCTTCATGACCTCGTGAACTGACATTTGCACTCGAGCGCAAACGTTTAAAGTTTAAACTGAAtgattttttctgtttgatttcctGACAGCATTCAGAGACAGACGGCAGGACGAGAGACACAGGAGAGACATCCCGGACTCCACAGGTAATCTGTCTACCTGTGTGATGTCAGTTCAGGCCGGTGACTGTTTGTAGCCTCAGCAGCTCGTTGGTGGAGAAGCGTCTGAGCCTCAGAACTGTGTTTTATTCACCGCTCGAGCTGACGGGACGCGAATAAACGTCAGATCATCACATTTAACTGTGAAGTGCTGATGACGATTTGAGCGCTGTCAAATGATGCTGTGCGACACACTGAAACATCAACGCTTCACACCAATAATCAGGTCTTAAGTCAGTAAAAGAAGACAGGTATTTATGGAGTAACCACGGCAGGTGTAACGAGCAGATTTCATCAGAAATCCAGCAGCTCAGACACAGATGAGGTAAGACGTGATGACGCGTGCAGAGGACGGCGTGCAGAGGACGGCGTGCAGGGAGCTGAACGATGGCTCAATTATAATGAATAAATGTCCGAGTCACCCTCCTCTGCCCTCATGTTATCCTAACAGGCGCCACCCCACCGACTAATTCCTCCGGCTaattcttcattttctgtctctttccagcCTCAAACAGCCGCGTTTTGCTGATGCTGCTAATTCCTTAATAGAGATTAACACCAGAATAAGCTCCCATTGACTTAACTGTCTGCTTTATTTCCCAGAAATCCCAGCAGAGCACATCGATCCGGCTGCCATCGACCTCACTCCCCTGGTCAATACTTTAATAAATACAAGCCAATCGGGTACGTTGTCATAATGTCGCTCAGGTGGGATCGATTCAGGGCTGTAAATCTTTCATGTATGTGGAAATGAGAGCACggctgctcctgctctgctctgcagaggTCAAACTGCAGTGTGAGGAAATGTTAAAGGAGCAGTTCACTCAAAGCTCAAAGCACGTCGCTCAGGTGTTACCTGTCCGTGCAGGTGTCCACGCTTCAGCTTTGATGTGCTGAGGCAACCGAACGTGACGTTTGaggaatgaacacaaacatctCATCGCTCTTCAAAATGCACAGAACGAGCCGTCACcacgctgtctgtctgtaaaatgctgtttcagtTAAAACCCGTCGTTGCATCATGTTGTTTCTGCACAGTCACGCTGCGGTCGAGtgtttcaaaatgtcatttttctgaaTTCTGCTGACCTTCGTCGCATCAGGCCTTTCAGGAGCCTCACAGCGTCAAACCAAACCCGTCTGCACTGCTGGACACCGGCAGGTTTTGGagatttgggtgaactgaccttTAAAACCTTCACTCTAAGTGCGTCCTAAGAGGTTCTGGATGTGGTATATCTTCATGGGTTAGATCAGGTTCTGCAAAGCAAGATCAGCACAAATTCACTTTTCAGGAAACTAAAAAAAACCGAGCTTGAAGATGAGTTTTTAGCATCAGTCCTGTGATCTTCTTGCTCTTGCCTGACGAACTCggtgcagttactgtgaaagtGTTTTGTTAAACCATCATAACCAGTCCATCCTCTGAGACAgcagatgatgaggatgagatGACGCCTCCTGATGCTCCTCCTGTGCCTCCTCTCGTCCTGCAGGCTCCCGTCagctcttctccctcctcagcGTGACGTCCTACAGCTCTCTGGCTCTCCATAAACTCACCCTGTTGGTCTACAACAGTAAATATTAACCTTCCTCCTCTGAAGCTCCTCAGTCAGAGATCAAAGTGTGATCTGCGTGACAGGAGCCACTTCTGATGAAAATAGCTTTGTCTGtggtgccatctagtggtgtgGATGTGTAACTGCATGTAATGAACCTCACACTGTGTCGTCAGGTCCTTCTGTCGTTCAAACTCTGGACTGATGTGTTCTGCTGTAACATCGTGTGTTTTGCAGTTTCCAGCATTAGAAGCATCGAAAGCAACAAGTTCAGGAGAAGATTCTGCTACTGCGTCACCAATGAGACCAACGATCTGACAGGTCAGCAGATCCAAACGTTTGATCCTGACCAGCTGTTCAGCCCTGCTTCAAAGCCCTCTCACTCCACTTTTCAGACTTCACGGCCATACTGCTAGATGTGATGGGAAACTCGACAAGTTACCTGCACGAGCTCTTTAAGTCTGCCTCCATCCTCTCAGGTGGGTGGAGGTCAGCTGGAGGCCcgtcagctgtctgtgtgatgtgttgcCTGTCGTTCTTCATcgtgttttgtgtttctcagtgaGCCAGAGGAACAACTCGGACTGCATTTACATCTGTGTGATGGCAGGAAAGATGGGTGAGTAGAGCTCACTGGATCTTCCACTGGCTTCTGTTGATGTGCAGCGTCACACTGACGCCGTGGGCAGTAATATTACTGGACTGGTGACTGGTGGAGTCTTTTGTATAAATTAGAGGATATTAATGTTAAAGCCTGAGCTTCATGAGTTCAGTTTAAATTGAACTGACAGCTGAAGTGTTGTGTTATCCAGTTACATGAAAACGTCATGGTCGAGGTTTGATGCTCCTCAGGGAGTCATCGttggtgtgtgatgtgtgttttgttcaggcagagagctgtcagagctgtggGAGGTCGACTCCATCACTCCACTCTTCAACCAGACCATCATCGAAGGGCCGCACAGAGGTTAGATCACAGCGCTGACCGACAGGCTGCTGCACTGATTTGCTGATTATGTGCATCTAGACCACCAGATGGCAGCATCACCTCAGGATAGAGCCTGAACCTCACCCTCATGAGATCAGATTTAAATCCAGGATGCTGCTGAGCCAGAAAGGTCACACTATAGAcaacttaaaaataaataaataacaccgCACAGGAAAACAACTGTGTACCTGATACATTTAGCTTAGTAACGTCCGACTTCTTGGAGATAAATCGCTGCTAACTTAACGTTTTAGAGGGCAGGATGAGAAAGAAGCCACTGGACAGCTGTTGAAGGGTGAGGCCTGTTTTCCACAGCGGTGTAGGAAGTAGCTTAAACATCAAGCAAAGACTCGACCTTTACGGACTTCGAAGGTTGTCACGCACAAAAAGACTTCAGAGATTTGATTATCTCAGTGTTGCAGAAAGAGCGGGAAGCTGAGCAGGAGGATGAATGTGGGAGGCCAGCATCGCATTTAAAGACTGAAAAGGTCAGAAAAAATTCACTTTTTGGAAGTTTTTTCTGGCTGCTCAAAGTCCTGGAAAAGTTGAGTTTGTGGGTGAATCAGGACGAGGTTTGTGAAGTCTaaaggcagacaggaagtgtaaaCAGAGGGAAGATTTAGCCTTCAGAAATCCTACCTGTGATACGTAAAGCCTTTCTTTTAGACCatgttttaactttttaacttcTGACAGTAAGGAAGTGTAAGGTTAGGACAGAGTTAAGTTATAGCAGGAAGTAAGAGAAAGTTTATCTGTCACTAGCCGTTAGCTAACCGCTTGCTATAGCTAAGGTTTAAGGTGAAAAGTCTGACTGAACTCTTGATTAGCTAAATTTCTTTCATGCGGATGTAAACTGGAAACTTTTTAAACtgcaaatcacaaaaacaataaagtaTACCTCAAATCAGTGTCAAAGTTTTACACCACATTCAACTAAATGAATAACGTTCGTTAGGTTAAGCTAACTAGCACaacctgctgtttctctcttaTTTCATCGTGGGTGCagatgtaaataaaacacagacataccTTCAGTACATTTACAAAGAACTGGCAGTTAACTTTGATATACTGCATAGTTTTGCTTCCTGAAACTGTTAAATTAAAGTTACATTTAACGTTAGCTTGTGATGctacagtgacttcctgttaagctaatgctaacctTCATAGTTTTGatttgatgttgatgttttctAGCAACCGGTTTCACATTAATAATgtgtcattttacattttaatgttgaAGTCAGATTTAAATACTTTAAAACAAATTAGATTTACTCGCCGGTTCTAGAACTGAATAATTTAGTGATGACTTCACGGACAAACTCAGTGATGAGTTTCCAAATAAGTTTTGAGTTTTGGAGAATGTAATTCCAGCTtatactcctcctcctttctttccttttactgaacttttcttcttcttttcaagTCGGTAACGTCTCCTCCATCAGAGTGCCCGTCGGTGAGTAACTCATTGGAGCATCTGCTGTCCCCTTCAGGACACTCGAGAGCCATCTAATTCTTTTTCCAATGATCTATTTTAAACCTCAGAATGGCACCAACTTCCCACGAATCTGAGTCACGTCTCTCCATCTGGGATGAGCTCAGCGTTAACCAGCAGAGTCCATTCTACTGCACACGGTGAGTCTCTGCAGGAGGACGCTGTCCATGTTTGGTTCGTTTTATTTAGGCTTCAGCTACTGCAGACAAGGAACCCGAGTctaaaattaaacagaaatatgctgctggtttatttggACTACAGGCTAACACATAATTTCCAGTTACAGACAATAACAGTCACCTCAGTCTCTAAGATTTTACTGTCATTGGAAAAATGCCAGGAAACATGATCTATTGGCTGCTGTGAACGTTTTATAAAGACAGATTGAGGAAGACTGACGTCCATTAAGACTAAATTTACACACTGGTCcactgagatatttcacagatGCTTCATTTCACTTATCTGCAAATTAATATTAGTTTCCTAATAGAACAAGCAGTTTCCTGGAGAATACTCATCACAGTTTCAGatgtgatgtcttcaaatgttttgttctgtccaaccaacagtccaaaaaccaAAGATCGGTCAGTCAGTGTTGTCGAACTGTCCTCCACTTCATTGTGGACAGTAAGCAAATGTTGTGATCTGTTGTCCTCGTCTGTGTTTGATAAGTTTCACCGACAGCTGTGGATGAAACAGCAGTAAAGATCAGCACAGCCCAGCCGCTGGCAACGACTCGACAACCTACGACCGTCGTGCTGCGGAGTCAAACTACAGCGGACAGACCGGAGACGACACAAGCAGTGACGACAGCACGACCAACAATTTTACAGCCAATCATGTCAACACAACCAACCACCGGCCTGCAGGTCACCGCTGCGTCTGTtacaacagctgcagctccaacCACCGTAACAGCTCCATCAACCGCAGGCACAACCCAGCTGACCACGGCGTCAACCAAGCCCACAACCTTCTCACCAGTTATTAGTCTGAGCCGCCTAACCACAGCTGTGCACCAGCCAAGTACAACAACCCAGCACACGACTTCCACACTTCAACCGGCAAGACTTTCAGCTGTCCGTCCCACAGCTGGACCCACGGTGGCTAGAGGGACTACAGGGCCTGTTAGCAGGAGAACTACAACACCCAGCAAGCCTGTGGACAAACCAGGTAAAGATTTCTCGGTACAGTATGAGTGTCTGCTCTTAGTGATGAGGTGGATGGGTTCAACCAGTCTGCTCCTCCTGACAATGTGGGTGAGATTATCTGCCCAAAGGGTCCGGTGGTGTGAGGGGTTTACAGACAGCGAACTGAGGGGAAGCATCACCAACCAGGTGTTACACACAACACTGTCCAGACCGCAGCTGTTATGAACTGCTCTGCAGTCCTGAGCCAATATAGTGTTTCTCAGTTAGCATCGCGGGTGAAGCAGcgtgtcactgatggagctgcagtgtctcacacactgtgggtgaagcTTCCCGTCAGCAGTCCTGCCGCTTCCCCAAAAGACCCTCCATAGAAGAAGACTTATGACACCACAGAGTCAAAACAGGTCCTCAGGTGCGCCCCCTGCAGACCAAAAGACCTGAGCGTCCTCAGCGGTCTGGACTTtcttcatgcatttgtgttgtcAGTCCAGTCCAGGTTATCATTCAGGTGAACATCCAGCTCAGTGTCTGTCCTCAGGATGCTGAACGTGGTGGAGGACGAGAGTGTTTGAATTGAATCGATTGGTCCATAAATCGGCCCCACTGTCACCAGTCGAGCTGATCGATTGATTGATATCAGTGTTGGATCggtgcatctgtgtgtggtcCAGCGTCTCGACTGAACTGTctggtgtgtgcgtgctttCCTTTGAAGTATTAAAAATCGGTTAACTCTGTCGTTACGTCGGTGTTGTTGAGTTGAAAATCGGGCAGTGTGCAGAAAAGATTTTGGGGTGCTGTAAAACATCCTGGCTGTCAGAGAGGTCAGGTTTTACTCTCAGGACTTCACAGGTTTGACTTTACAACCTGCTCATGAAAACGATGTGTTCTGTTCCCAGTAAATACAAACCCAAACCACGACTAATGACCGTGGACTCCGTGGATTTGCAGAGACATCAAGGCAGGTTGAAGTATTCATGACACATGATCGGAGCTGTTTTCGTGAACAGGCTGTCGGCTGCGGTCGTAAACGTGCTCGGCTCTGTGGAGCAGGAACACTTTGACCTGCTCTCAGAAAACAGCCGTAATCACATCACATCCAGTCATCGTCATTTCTGGACACGCCGACGGCTGCTGATTCAATTGTAgcccagagtgtgtgtgtgtgtgtgtgtgtgtgtgggaagggGAGACAGAGCCATGCTGGAGGCTGAGATAGTAACCATGGTAACGCAGGCGCAGCTCCCTTCATGCGAAAGCTTTGATGGTTTTAAGCTGCAAAGGTTAAAAGCAAATTAAGGCCAAATATTCAGCGTTTGTTCGTCTGCTGCATGATCAATGAGGTGGggtgaggggtgggggtggggggtgactCCTGTtggaaaagaaaggaagtgaggcccaaaaaaacaacagcaaagagagagcaaagagcATTCATATAAAGAAAGCTAGTGTGCTAAAGCTAATGCTTAAAGGCTATGTGAAATGAGTAAGTTGTGGTTTCCGACTCCAAATGAGTTCATAGGTGAGATTTTATTGATAATACACAAATAAtttaccaaaaaacaaaacataaatcacATGTGCAAAGAATGACTGTGGTGGATGAGGAATGCTGAAATTCATCCTTCACATATGAAAACATTAATTTCACGTATCACGAGTGAACTTACTGAGATCATGCAAACGTTAAGCGAATTTA carries:
- the LOC139338998 gene encoding HERV-H LTR-associating protein 1, translating into MAGGQRATRRPRLWFLTCVSTVLLLVLFSQAFRDRRQDERHRRDIPDSTEIPAEHIDPAAIDLTPLVNTLINTSQSGSRQLFSLLSVTSYSSLALHKLTLLVYNISSIRSIESNKFRRRFCYCVTNETNDLTDFTAILLDVMGNSTSYLHELFKSASILSVSQRNNSDCIYICVMAGKMGRELSELWEVDSITPLFNQTIIEGPHRVGNVSSIRVPVEWHQLPTNLSHVSPSGMSSALTSRVHSTAHVSPTAVDETAVKISTAQPLATTRQPTTVVLRSQTTADRPETTQAVTTARPTILQPIMSTQPTTGLQVTAASVTTAAAPTTVTAPSTAGTTQLTTASTKPTTFSPVISLSRLTTAVHQPSTTTQHTTSTLQPARLSAVRPTAGPTVARGTTGPVSRRTTTPSKPVDKPGCPWRRPELSDVSTTVSAHKLQPCVLELCKFFSQCLCRPFSHKTRMKRYCDDSHVWYEKHTSEVCRRVRRVSFSRSLKQRCLTKMCNKL